The Agrobacterium vitis region AAAGGCCTCCTGTGACGTTGGGTTCAAAACGCAAATGGTCGGCATCGCGGCGCTGGCGCGGACGCAGGCTGGCGCGGACGGTGATCGTCATCGCAGTGGCGATGCTTTGCATTTTCGTCGCGTCCCGGCTGGCGGCACCCTATATCGTGTCCAGCAGCCTAGTGCGCGGCAGCATCGAAAAGGCCATCAGCCGCTGGAGCGGCCATGACGTGGAGATTGCCGGCACGCCCAGCCTGCAATTCTGGCCAGAGCCACGCATTACCCTGCCCGATGTCACCATTACTGCCCATGAGCCTGGCATCAGCCCCAGCTCTGGAAAATCCGCCGATGCAAATGGCGCAAAAAAGCGGGTGCTTGCTCATATCGACGTACTCTCGGCCTCGTTCGGCCTGATCAAGGCGGCAATGGGCAATCCGGCATTCGACGATTTCTATCTGGTAAGGCCGCATATCTCCATGCGCCGCGACGCTCGGGGCCATCTCGATTGGGCTGGAAAAGGCCTGCTCTCGGATGCGATCAACCATGCCCAGGAAAATGCCGGGGGCGGCCAGACCCTCGACAAGAACTATGATGCCAGGATCGGTTCGATTACCGTCGAAAATGGCCGGATCGACATCGAAGACCAGTCGCTGCGGCGAACGGTGGTGATCGATAGCATTTTTTCCCACCTGTTCTGGCCGGTCATGTCGGCGCCGGTTGACGGCACCGCCAATATGATGATCGGCGGGGTGGCCACCCGGCTGGATTTTTCCTCGCGCCAACCCCTGCTGCTGCTCGGCGGCGGCATCGCGCAGGCGGAATTTTCGCTGACCGCCCCCGCCCTCAAAGGCACATTCAAGGGCAAGACCGGACTGGCGCCGGCCCGGTTCGCCTCCGGCGATCTATCGCTTGCGATTTCCGACGTTCCAGGGCTTCTTGCCTGGACAGGGGCGACGCTGCCCGGCACCGAAGCCCTGCACACCGTCTCGGTCCAGGCGACCGTGACGGCGGAAGCCGACAAGATCCGGCTGGACAGCCTGTCCTTTACCGCCAACGATACCAGCGCCACAGGCCTGATGGAAATGGCCCAGGCGAAAAGCGGCAAACCGAAGCTCAGCGGTACGCTGGCCTTCGAGCAGATGGACATCCCGACCGTGCTCGGTGCCTTTTCGCTTTCGGCCCCTGACGCCGATACAACTGAGGGAAAAAGTGGTCTGCTGGACTGGCTGGAATTCGACCTGACACTGTCAGCCCGCAAGGCCACGTATGCGCCCTTCACCCTTTCCGACCTGGGTGCCAGCATTCTCGCCACCGATGGCACTGCCGTGTTCGACATTGCCGACAGCACCCTTGCCGATGGCACGCTTGTCGCGCATCTGGAGGGCAAGAACCGCAATTTCGACGAGGGCGGTCACCTGGATCTCGCGCTGACCAATGCCGATCTATCCGATATTGAAAGTAAATTGGCATTAAATGGGCCTCTGCCGCTTGGCCCCGGCACATTGACGCTGTCGGCAACGACCAACCGGGCGCTGTGGGAAACCCGTCCTGACGATGTTACCGGCACGCTGGACATGACCGCCGGACCGGGGAGAATTACCGGCGTCAACCCGGACGGTGTCCGGCAAAAGGCGGCAGAGCAGCGGTTTTTCCGCCTGCAGGATGCAGGAAAAGGGGAACTGCCGTTTGACAGCCTGACGCTGTCGGCCACGCTTGGCAATGGTGGCATCAATATCGGCAAGGGCGAATTGCAGGGCAGTGTCCACTCCACATCCTTTACCGGCGTGGTCCCCTACGGCTTCAAAGGTCTGGCGCTATCGGCAGAGGTTCGCCCCGGCACGTCCTATGTCGGCGCATTCGCTCCGCTGCAATTGTTTATAGGCGGTTCGTGGCCGGATCTGATCGTTTCGCCAGCCAGTTCGCCTGCCGGTTCTTCGGCCAGTTCTCCAGCCAATCCAGTTGCCAATCCCTGACCTTTTTGATCACCGCCCAGCGGCGGCAATGTGCTCATCGCGCTGGCGCTGCAACTCCCGGCGCTTGGTGCCGATGGATGCGATAATGACACCGAGCGTCACGACAGCAATCAATATGGTGCAAACCGCGTTGATTTCCGGCGTCACACCCAACCGCACCTGCGAGTAGATCTTGATCGGCAGGGTGGTCGCTCCCGGCCCGGTGGTGAAGCTGGCAATGACCAGATCGTCCAGCGACAGGGTAAAGGCCAGCATCCAGCCGGAGACCACGGCGGGCAGGATCAGCGGCAGGGTGATGCGGAAAAACGTCTTGACCGGCGGGCAACCGAGATCGAGCGCCGCCTCTTCCAGGCTGCGATCAAACGTCACCAGCCGCGATTGCACGACGATCGCCACATAGCACATGGTGAAGCTGGTATGGGCAAGGGTGATGGTCATCAAGCCGCGATCGACATTCAGCGCAACGAACAGCAAAAGCAGCGACAGGCCGGTGATAACGTCAGGCATGACCAGCGGCGCATAGACCATGCCGGAAAACAGCATGCGGCCGCGAAACCGCCCGAAGCGCACCAGTGCCAGCGCCGCCATGGTGCCAAGCACGGTGCCGAGACTGGCCGAAATGACGCCAACCCGGAGCGTCACCCAGGCGGCATCCATCAGGCTGTCATTCTGCCAGATCTCCTGGTACCAGCGCAGCGAAAACCCGCCCCAGACCGTCACCAGCTTCGACGCGTTGAACGAGAAGATCACCAGAATCAGGATCGGCACATAGAGAAAAGCGAAACCGAAGGTGAGAAAAACGGGATCGAAACGGCCAGATTTCATCACGGTCCCTCACACTTTGCTTTGCTGGTTCTGGAAAATCATGATCGGAACCACCAGCAAAAGCAGCAGCACGATGGCGACGGCAGAGGCGACGGGCCAGTCCCGATTGCCGAAAAACTCCGTCCACATGGTCTTGCCGATCATCAGCGTATCGGCGCCGCCCAGCAGGTCGGGAATGACGAATTCGCCTGTGATCGGAATGAAGCAGATCATCGATCCGGCAATCACCCCCGGCAGGGAGAGCGGAAAGGTAATCCGCCAGAAGGCCGTCATCGGCGGGCAACCGAGATCGCTTGCCGCTTCCAGCAGGCTGCCATCCATCTTCTCCAGAGCCGAATAGAGCGGCAGGACCATGAAGGGCAGGTAGGAATAGACGATGCCGATGAATACGGCGATGTCGGTCTGGTAGATATGCACCTGCTGGTCTGGACCGTAGATATGCAGGCTTTGCAACAGCAGCGTCAAAAGCCCTTCCGGCTTCAGAATGCCGATCCACGCATAGACGCGGATCAGGAACGAGGTCCAGAACGGCAGGATGACCATCATCACAAGGGTTGGGCGCAGTTCCGCCTTGGCGCGCGCCATGGCCAGCGCCATCGGGTAGCCGATCAACAACAGCAGCAGGGTGGAGATCGCCGCGATCCTCAGCGACGACAGATAGGATTCAATATAGAGCGGATCTTCACCGAGGATCTGGAAATTCTCGAAATCCAGCTGCGACAGGAAATCACCCAGTTGCGAAAAGCCCTGGAAGACCGGCGTATAGGGCGGCATGGCGATGGCCGTATCCGACAGCGAGATCTTCACGATGATGAAGAACGGCGCCAGGAAAAACAAACCCAGCCACAGATAAGGGAGGACAACAATCAGCCAGCGGGCCCGGCTTGCCTTGGAAAGCGCTGGGGGAAGCGCCGGAGGAACGGCTTGTGGAAGGGTTGCGGGCTCGGCCATGGCGCTACCTCGTCAACAACAGGCCGGCATCCGGCGTCCAGGAAAACCAGACCTGATCGCCGAATGTAATCGGCCGGTCTACCAGACGTGCGACATTGGCCTGCGCCGCGCGGAAGGTAAAGCCATCCTCGCGCCGGATGATGAACACCGAAAAATCGCCGAGATAGCCGATATCCCAGACCTCACCGGAAAGCGCATTGACGCTGGTATCGGCGGGCGGGTCGATGGAGATACGAACCTTTTCCGGGCGGATGGCAAAGGCAACCTCGGCACCGTCAGCGAGATCGCAGGGCTGATCGACCAGGCAGGTGAAGCCGTCACAGGCAATGGCCACAGGGCCGCCATCACTATCGCTTCGCAGCAACCGCCCCTCGACAATATTGATATCGCCAATGAAATCCGCCACGTAACGACAATTCGGCGCCTCATAGATTTCGGCGGGCGTCGCCACCTGGACGATTTCGCCCTTGTCCATGACAGCGATCCGGTCAGACACCGTCATCGCCTCTTCCTGGTCATGGGTGACGATCAGGAAGGTCAGGCCAAGCTCGGTCTGGATATCCATCAGCTCAAACTGGGTTTCCTCGCGCAGCTTGCGGTCGAGCGCGCCGAGCGGCTCGTCCAGCAGCAGCACTTTCGGGCGTTTGGCCAGCGAACGGGCCAGGGCGACACGCTGACGCTGGCCGCCGGAAAGCTGACCTGGCTTGCGTTTGGCAAACTCCTCCAGCTTGACCAGTTTCAGCATTTCCTCGACCCGCGCCTTGATTTCACCCTTGGGCAGATTGTCCTGTTCCAGGCCGAAGGCGATGTTCTTTTCCACCGACATATGCGGAAACAGCGCGTAGGACTGGAACATCATATTGGTCGGACGACGATAGGGCGGCACGCCGGCGAGATCGCGGCCCTGCAACAGGATGCGACCCTCGGTCGGCTCCTCGAAGCCAGCCAGCATCCGCATCAGCGTGGTCTTGCCGCAGCCAGATGGCCCAAGCAGCGAGAAAAACTCCCGCTCGTAGATGTTCAGGGTAAGGTTATCGACTGCCGTGAACGGCCCAAAGCGTTTAGTGACATTTTCAAACCGGATGAAGGGCATTTGCCCCCGCTCCGTCCAAGGTGCGAATTTGCGTTTTACCGGCCCCAGAGTCTTCGCCATCGGTCCCCTTCCCCGCCTGCCTTGTTTGCCAAGGCCTGTACGGTCTGTTGTGCGCGTCTCAAATAGAAAACGGGGCATTTCTGCCCCGCTTCATCTCGTTTACTTGCCGGTCTTGACCTGGGTCCAGAGCCGGTTCAGGACGCGCTGCGATTTGGGATCGTAAGGCGAGATGGTGAACAACCGCTTCATAGTCGCCTCGTCGGGATAGACGGAGGGATTGTTGAGCACATCGGCGCTGACCATTTTTTGCGAGGCCAGATTGCCATTGGCATAGGAGACGAAATCAGATGCCTTGGCGATTACCTCAGGCTTCATCAGGTAATTGATGAAGGCATGGGCTTCCTCGACATTCTTGGCATCAGCCGGGATCGCCAGGTTGTCGAACCACATATAGGTTCCTTCCTTGGGGATCACATAGGCGATTTCCACGCCGTTCTTGGCCTCTTCCGCCCGCTTCTTGGCCTGGATCACATCGCCGGACCAGCCGATGGTGGCGCAGATATCGCCATTGGCGAGATCATTCAGGTAGGAGGAGGAGTTGAAGGTCTTGGCACTGGGCCGGATCGCCTGGTAGACCTTGGCGCCTGCTTCCAGATCGGCTGTTTTCTTGCTGTCGGCAGGCTTGCCGATGTAGTTCATGGCAATCGCGAAGGTTTCATCCGAGGCATCGAGGATGTTCAAGCCGCATTGCTTGAGCTTCTTGGCGTTTTCCGGCTTGAAGATGAAGTCCCAGCTATCGACCTTGACGTCATCGCCGAAGATCGCCTTGATCTTCTTGACATTGTAGCCAATGCCGGTCGTGCCCCACATATAGTTGACAGCATATTGGTTGCCGGGGTCGTAATTGGCCAGCCGCTCCATGACCATCGGCCACATATTGGCAAGATTCGGCAGTTTCGACTTGTCGAGCTTCTGGAACACGCCCGCCTGGATCTGCCGCGCCAGGAACGGACCGGTCGGCACCACCACATCATAGCCGGAGCCACCGGCCAAAAGCTTGGTCTCCAACAGGTCGTTGTTGTCGAAGACGTCATAGACGACCTTGATGCCGGTTTCCTTGGTGAAATCCTCGAGGATCTGCGGATCGATATAATCCGACCAATTGTACACATGCACTTCCCGGTCGGCAGCACCGGCAGGCAGCGCGCCCGCCGATAAGGTGATGGACATGGCCGCAAAGGCGGCGGCGGCAAAGCGAATCCCGGTGGATGTCATCACGTCTCCTGTATCCAGGCCATTGGGGGATAAGGCCCGTCGTTCCCATTATTTTTCGCCAGACTAGAAAGGAAATATGCGCTCGACAAGCGTAATTTTCCGCATCACAGCAAAGCAGCGCACAATGTACCGGCGGGGCACCGACAGGTTGAAGCGACAGAACCATCTTCCTGATGGCATGCGGTCCGGCAAGCTCCCCCTCACCAACCATCCGTCAATCTTTTTGAAACACCTTATGGTTATGTTATTTTAAATTTCAATCAAAGGTAGCGATCATGAGCAACGCCAATGTAACATACGAGACCATTCTTTCCCCGAACCAATTCGTGACCGGCGTACGCCAAGATGCCGGCACCAACCAGCCGGTCGTGCTGACCGGAAATTACCAGCCGACCCAAAGGTGCGCAACAGCAGGCGCTTCTCTATCGCGGGCCGCTGCTTTCCACCGACAGCTCCGGCTATGCCTATCTGACCCCCGTTTTCAAAGGCCAGACGGTGACGACATCGACCTTTTACGGTCCGAATACACCTTTGTTCAATCCTGACATCGGCAAGGGAAATGTGCGCGCCGTCGGCAGCTATAAATATGCTGAGGCCACCGATCCGACTGCCGACCATGGCATGATGTATGAAGGCGCCTTCGACGGTTCTGGCAAATGGACGGCGCTCGACATACCCAAGGATGTTGCCGGTGGGATAGTGTTTTATACCATTGCCCATTCCACCATGGGCGACCTGGTGGTCGGCAATTTCGATCTTGCCGGGCAGGCTGCCTCGGCTGCGGCCTTCATTTACGATATCCGCACGCAAAGCTTCTCCAGGCTCAGCCTCGGACCGCTCACCACCGCCTATGGCATCTGGCAAAATGGCGGCGACGGCAGCAATGCCTATACGATCGTCGGCGGCTACAAGGGCGCAACCGGAATCAATGTCGGTTTCGTGCTGGATTACGATGCCGCGACGAAAAAGATCAGCAACGTCACGAATTACAGCTATCAGGGCAAGCCAGGGATTGTGACCCATTTCGAAGGTATCAGCGCCATAGAGAGTGGCTATTGCCTGGCTGCGATGTCGGACCAGGACACCGCTTTCGTTACCATCGGCCGCAATAGCGACGGAACCTTTACCGACGCCAAATGGGTTCCGGTCGCCTATCCGACCAGCGATGGACCGTCAACCGGCAATACGGTGATCGACAACAATCTGATGGGCATCATGACCACGGGAGGCCACGTGCAATCCTATCTGGCGGTGATTAAAGCCTAGAGTTTGTTCGCCCCTCACTGGGAGCCGTCACTGGAAATCGAAGGCGCTTAATCCCGCCGTCATTTCATCCAGTCCGAGTGGCCGTGTCATTGGCAGCTCGGCCCTGGAAAGACAGGCCTGTCGCTCGCAGATTCGGCAGGCCTGGCCGATCTCCACTGGCGCCATCCGCGCCTCGCCATAGACGGTGTCCTGCGCGTGAGCGAGATCGCAGCCGATCAGCAGGGCCGTGCGGCGGACCCGCTGCTGAAAGCCCGCCTGTGGCCCTTCCAACGTGCGCGACACCGTGAGAAAACCGGCGCCATCCGGAGCAACCACCGGCTCGACCAGGATCTGCCCGGGCTCTGAAAAGGCCGCATGAATGTTCAGCTTCGGACATTGGCCGCCGAACGTGGCGCGCGGGAAGCCCTGCCCGCCGGCCCGGCGGATGATATTGCCGGCATGATCGATCTCCATCAGGAAGAACCCGATGCCCGCAGCACCCGCCCGTTGCAATGTGACCAGCCGCGAGGCTGCCTGCTCGAACGATACCCGAAACCGGGCGCGCAGCACGTCCACGTCATAACGCGCCCGCTGCGCCGCTGCCAGAAAAGCGCCGTAGGGCATGATCAGCGCCAGGGCTGCGTAGCGCGCCAGCTCGAACCGGGCGATGCGGCGTGCCTCATTTGAGGTCAGAGCCAGACTTTCCAGCTCGGCGCGAATCTCCTCGCCCATAACGAGAAGACAGGCTTCCATGGCCATTTCCCGCAACTGGTCGAAGGGCGACAGCCGTTCCGACAGGAACAGCCGCATGGAATGGCGGTCATAGCGCCGCCCGAGATGCGGCATGACATGCACGGGCAGCGCCCGCACGACGATGCCGTGCTGGGTGCGCAGCCAGGTTTTCAGCGCCGCCTCCAGCCCATCGCCCGGATCGAGCGCCGCATGAAAGGCTTCCGCCGCCGCCTCGATCAGGGGAAAATGCAGGCTGCGGCGCTCCAGCACGTCGCGCACTTCATCCATCGGCAGCCGCGCCCCGGCCAGCGCCGTTTCATGGCCCTCACGGGCCAGCAATTCGGCAAGGTCCGACAGGCGCTTGGCCTGTTCCCGGTAGGCCCGGTAAAGCTTGACCACGCCGCTGGCGGCATTGGGGGCCGCCTCGGCAAATTCGATCAATTCCTGATCGCCCGGAATTTCTCCAGCCAGCAGCGGATCGGCAAACACTTCACGCAATGGCACCGAGCCGCCGCCCGCATCGCCCTGTAATTCCTCCAGATCGACCTTATAGACCGAGGCCAGTTTCAGCAGCAATTGCACGGTCAGCGGTCGCTGGTTGCGCTCGATCAGATTGAGGTAGGACGGCGAAATGCCCAGCGCCTCGGCCATCGCCGTCTGGGTCAGGCCCAGGCCGTTGCGCACCCGCCTCACCCGTGGTCCGGCAAAGATCTTGTGGTCGGCCATATCAGCCCCTCCGACAGGAATTTACAAAATTTACGCCTCGACGCATCAAGCCGATAATTTACAATTTTTACAATATTACATCGCTCATTTGTAAACAACAAGACATCCTAACCTCTTTCAAGCCGTTGTTTTATCGTTTTTTCTTGGGATTTTTTGCAGCGCATTGTAAAACAAGTCACATCAGACCAGCAGGAAAGCAGCAAGAGGAGCGCGGCATTCCTGCATGAAAACGACAAGAGGAGACTGCCATGACTGATTTTTACAAACTCGTTCCCTCCGCACCGCAGGGTCGTTTCGATGGCGTCGAGCGGACCTATTCGGCAGAGGATGTCAAGCGGCTGCGCGGCTCCGTGGAGATCCGGTATTCGCTGGCGGAAATGGGCGCGAACCGGTTGTGGCAGCTGATCGGCCAGGAGGATTTCGTCAATGCACTGGGGGCGCTGTCGGGCAATCAGGCCATGCAGATGGTCCGCGCCGGGTTGAAGGCGATCTACCTTTCCGGCTGGCAGGTTGCGGCGGACGCCAATACCGCGTCCTCCATGTATCCCGACCAGTCGCTCTACCCCGCCAATGCGGCGCCTGAACTGGCCAAGCGGATCAACAAGACCCTGCAACGGGCCGACCAGATCGAAACCCAGGAAGGCAAGGGCCTGTCGGTCGAGACATGGTTTGCACCGATCGTTGCCGATGCCGAGGCAGGTTTTGGTGGGCCGCTCAATGCTTTCGAGATCATGAAGGCCTTTATCGAGGCCGGTGCGGCGGGCGTCCATTACGAGGACCAGTTGGCGTCGGAGAAGAAATGCGGTCATTTGGGCGGCAAGGTGCTGATCCCGACCGCTGCGCATATCCGCAACCTGACCGCCGCCCGGCTTGCCGCCGACGTGATGGGGACGCCAACGCTGATCATTGCCCGCACCGATGCGGAGGCCGCCAAGCTGTTGACCTCTGACATCGACGAGCGCGACCAGCCTTTTGTGGACTATGACGCGGGCCGCACCGCCGAAGGTTTCTACCAGGTACGAAACGGCATTGAGCCCTGCATTGCCCGCGCCATTTCCTATGCGCCCTACTGCGACCTGATCTGGATGGAGACCTCCAAGCCGGATCTGGAACAGGCCCGCAAATTCGCGGAAGCCGTGCATAAAGTGCATCCGGGCAAGAAGCTGGCCTATAATTGCTCGCCATCGTTCAACTGGAAAAAGAACCTCGATGACGCGACGATTGCCAAGTACCAGAAGGAACTGGGCGCCATGGGCTACAAGTTCCAGTTCATCACGCTGGCGGGCTTCCATCAGCTGAACTACGGCATGTTTGAACTGGCGCGTGGCTACAAAGATCGGCAGATGGCCGCCTATTCCGAGCTGCAACAGGCGGAATTTGCCGCAGAAGCCAATGGCTACACCGCCACCAAGCATCAACGCGAAGTTGGCACCGGCTATTTCGACGCGGTTTCCATGGCGATTTCGGGCGGCACGTCCTCAACCACAGCCATGAAGGAGTCGACCGAACATGACCAGTTCCGCCCTGCTGCTGAATGAGTTCTGGGCCGTTGTCCTGCTGATATCCACCGCCCTGGCCATTCGAAAACTGACGGCTGCCTTTATCGCAATTCCTGCCCGGTCTCGGGCGGGGCAAACTCTTAAAAACCTCCAGGCCTTTCAAAAACCCCAGACATAAGAGGAGCAATGCCATGACACCCCAGACCCGCGTTAAAGAACGTGCCGAAGAACAGGCAACCGCCATGAATGCCGACCAGCAGGCGCTGATCCGGATGCTGGCCAATGACCTGCACCGGCTGAACCATTCGGTCATGAAAGCCGTGGAGGCCGGGGTTTCCGTCGAGCTGGTCCGCTCTGCCCGCCACCATGGTGGCGATGGCAACTGGGGCGACCTGCTGATCCCGGTCGTGGTTACGCAAGGCATTGCGGCTCAGGGTATCAAGGCTGCCTGATATGCATATGACGAGCGTGTTTAGCCCGGCTGGGAGGCCGGGCTAAACTGCTTTTCCGCTGGTTTTAGTCTTGAGGCGCAGGCCCAGAACCAAGGGGACGCTGATGGCATAAACGGCAATGACCGACATCCAGATGCCCCCCGGCCAATAATCCCTGATGAGAAAGTAAACACTCGAAAACGCCAGGGGACCGATAATGGCGGCAAGGCTGAGGGCGGAGGCCAGTACGCCCTGGAATTGGCCTTGCTTGTCCGCATCGACCTGGGCGGTCGCCAAGGATTGCAGGGCCGGAACGCCAATGCCGCTCAAGGAAAAAACCGGCATGATCGCAAACACCATCCAGCTTTCGGTCGCAAAGGCAATGACCGCCAAAGAAATGCAGGCGCTGGAAACGCCGATCAGAATGGCGACCCGCTCGCCAAACAGCTTGACCGCCGGGCCGGGAAGAAAGGTCTGGGCAAGCGCCTGACAGATGCCGAACGCGCCGAGTGACAGGCCGATCCACAGTCCGCTCCACTGAAACGCATCGCCACCCCATAGCGCCCAGCAGGTGGCATAGGCTTCACCGATCAGATTGAAGATGAAAAACAGGATCACCATCGGCAGCAGGTTTTTCAACGACAACGCCCAGCGCAAAGGCCGCAGCGGGTTGATGGCCGCCAGATCGAGTTTCTCCCGCGTCGGGATGCGGGATTCCGGCAAGACGAAAAACGCCAGCAGCAGATTGCCACCATTCAGCACAGCGGCGGCAATGAAGGGCAGCCGCAGCCAATAATCCCCCAGCGCCCCGCCGATAATCGGGCCGAAGATGAAGCCTAGGCCGAACATCGCATTAAACAGACCAAAGCGCCGCGCCCGCTGATCTTCCGGCGAAATATCTGTCACATAGGCCGTCGCCACCGACATATTGGCGCTGGTCAACCCGGTAATGGCCCGCCCCA contains the following coding sequences:
- a CDS encoding AsmA-like C-terminal region-containing protein translates to MTLGSKRKWSASRRWRGRRLARTVIVIAVAMLCIFVASRLAAPYIVSSSLVRGSIEKAISRWSGHDVEIAGTPSLQFWPEPRITLPDVTITAHEPGISPSSGKSADANGAKKRVLAHIDVLSASFGLIKAAMGNPAFDDFYLVRPHISMRRDARGHLDWAGKGLLSDAINHAQENAGGGQTLDKNYDARIGSITVENGRIDIEDQSLRRTVVIDSIFSHLFWPVMSAPVDGTANMMIGGVATRLDFSSRQPLLLLGGGIAQAEFSLTAPALKGTFKGKTGLAPARFASGDLSLAISDVPGLLAWTGATLPGTEALHTVSVQATVTAEADKIRLDSLSFTANDTSATGLMEMAQAKSGKPKLSGTLAFEQMDIPTVLGAFSLSAPDADTTEGKSGLLDWLEFDLTLSARKATYAPFTLSDLGASILATDGTAVFDIADSTLADGTLVAHLEGKNRNFDEGGHLDLALTNADLSDIESKLALNGPLPLGPGTLTLSATTNRALWETRPDDVTGTLDMTAGPGRITGVNPDGVRQKAAEQRFFRLQDAGKGELPFDSLTLSATLGNGGINIGKGELQGSVHSTSFTGVVPYGFKGLALSAEVRPGTSYVGAFAPLQLFIGGSWPDLIVSPASSPAGSSASSPANPVANP
- a CDS encoding ABC transporter permease encodes the protein MKSGRFDPVFLTFGFAFLYVPILILVIFSFNASKLVTVWGGFSLRWYQEIWQNDSLMDAAWVTLRVGVISASLGTVLGTMAALALVRFGRFRGRMLFSGMVYAPLVMPDVITGLSLLLLFVALNVDRGLMTITLAHTSFTMCYVAIVVQSRLVTFDRSLEEAALDLGCPPVKTFFRITLPLILPAVVSGWMLAFTLSLDDLVIASFTTGPGATTLPIKIYSQVRLGVTPEINAVCTILIAVVTLGVIIASIGTKRRELQRQRDEHIAAAGR
- a CDS encoding ABC transporter permease subunit, yielding MAEPATLPQAVPPALPPALSKASRARWLIVVLPYLWLGLFFLAPFFIIVKISLSDTAIAMPPYTPVFQGFSQLGDFLSQLDFENFQILGEDPLYIESYLSSLRIAAISTLLLLLIGYPMALAMARAKAELRPTLVMMVILPFWTSFLIRVYAWIGILKPEGLLTLLLQSLHIYGPDQQVHIYQTDIAVFIGIVYSYLPFMVLPLYSALEKMDGSLLEAASDLGCPPMTAFWRITFPLSLPGVIAGSMICFIPITGEFVIPDLLGGADTLMIGKTMWTEFFGNRDWPVASAVAIVLLLLLVVPIMIFQNQQSKV
- a CDS encoding ABC transporter ATP-binding protein, with the protein product MAKTLGPVKRKFAPWTERGQMPFIRFENVTKRFGPFTAVDNLTLNIYEREFFSLLGPSGCGKTTLMRMLAGFEEPTEGRILLQGRDLAGVPPYRRPTNMMFQSYALFPHMSVEKNIAFGLEQDNLPKGEIKARVEEMLKLVKLEEFAKRKPGQLSGGQRQRVALARSLAKRPKVLLLDEPLGALDRKLREETQFELMDIQTELGLTFLIVTHDQEEAMTVSDRIAVMDKGEIVQVATPAEIYEAPNCRYVADFIGDINIVEGRLLRSDSDGGPVAIACDGFTCLVDQPCDLADGAEVAFAIRPEKVRISIDPPADTSVNALSGEVWDIGYLGDFSVFIIRREDGFTFRAAQANVARLVDRPITFGDQVWFSWTPDAGLLLTR
- a CDS encoding polyamine ABC transporter substrate-binding protein, giving the protein MSITLSAGALPAGAADREVHVYNWSDYIDPQILEDFTKETGIKVVYDVFDNNDLLETKLLAGGSGYDVVVPTGPFLARQIQAGVFQKLDKSKLPNLANMWPMVMERLANYDPGNQYAVNYMWGTTGIGYNVKKIKAIFGDDVKVDSWDFIFKPENAKKLKQCGLNILDASDETFAIAMNYIGKPADSKKTADLEAGAKVYQAIRPSAKTFNSSSYLNDLANGDICATIGWSGDVIQAKKRAEEAKNGVEIAYVIPKEGTYMWFDNLAIPADAKNVEEAHAFINYLMKPEVIAKASDFVSYANGNLASQKMVSADVLNNPSVYPDEATMKRLFTISPYDPKSQRVLNRLWTQVKTGK
- a CDS encoding helix-turn-helix domain-containing protein; this translates as MADHKIFAGPRVRRVRNGLGLTQTAMAEALGISPSYLNLIERNQRPLTVQLLLKLASVYKVDLEELQGDAGGGSVPLREVFADPLLAGEIPGDQELIEFAEAAPNAASGVVKLYRAYREQAKRLSDLAELLAREGHETALAGARLPMDEVRDVLERRSLHFPLIEAAAEAFHAALDPGDGLEAALKTWLRTQHGIVVRALPVHVMPHLGRRYDRHSMRLFLSERLSPFDQLREMAMEACLLVMGEEIRAELESLALTSNEARRIARFELARYAALALIMPYGAFLAAAQRARYDVDVLRARFRVSFEQAASRLVTLQRAGAAGIGFFLMEIDHAGNIIRRAGGQGFPRATFGGQCPKLNIHAAFSEPGQILVEPVVAPDGAGFLTVSRTLEGPQAGFQQRVRRTALLIGCDLAHAQDTVYGEARMAPVEIGQACRICERQACLSRAELPMTRPLGLDEMTAGLSAFDFQ
- the aceA gene encoding isocitrate lyase; the protein is MTDFYKLVPSAPQGRFDGVERTYSAEDVKRLRGSVEIRYSLAEMGANRLWQLIGQEDFVNALGALSGNQAMQMVRAGLKAIYLSGWQVAADANTASSMYPDQSLYPANAAPELAKRINKTLQRADQIETQEGKGLSVETWFAPIVADAEAGFGGPLNAFEIMKAFIEAGAAGVHYEDQLASEKKCGHLGGKVLIPTAAHIRNLTAARLAADVMGTPTLIIARTDAEAAKLLTSDIDERDQPFVDYDAGRTAEGFYQVRNGIEPCIARAISYAPYCDLIWMETSKPDLEQARKFAEAVHKVHPGKKLAYNCSPSFNWKKNLDDATIAKYQKELGAMGYKFQFITLAGFHQLNYGMFELARGYKDRQMAAYSELQQAEFAAEANGYTATKHQREVGTGYFDAVSMAISGGTSSTTAMKESTEHDQFRPAAE
- a CDS encoding SMc00767 family acetate metabolism repressor, with amino-acid sequence MTPQTRVKERAEEQATAMNADQQALIRMLANDLHRLNHSVMKAVEAGVSVELVRSARHHGGDGNWGDLLIPVVVTQGIAAQGIKAA
- a CDS encoding TCR/Tet family MFS transporter, encoding MNKALVVIFATVALDAVGFGLIFPILPALLREVTHIQNVAPYIGMLVALHAVIQFIFAPILGSLSDRLGRRPILLISLAGAAVNYLFLAFADNLWLLLLGRAITGLTSANMSVATAYVTDISPEDQRARRFGLFNAMFGLGFIFGPIIGGALGDYWLRLPFIAAAVLNGGNLLLAFFVLPESRIPTREKLDLAAINPLRPLRWALSLKNLLPMVILFFIFNLIGEAYATCWALWGGDAFQWSGLWIGLSLGAFGICQALAQTFLPGPAVKLFGERVAILIGVSSACISLAVIAFATESWMVFAIMPVFSLSGIGVPALQSLATAQVDADKQGQFQGVLASALSLAAIIGPLAFSSVYFLIRDYWPGGIWMSVIAVYAISVPLVLGLRLKTKTSGKAV